The region tatatattgtgtgtatatattagtgtgtattttttttttggggttgttttgtgtgtaagcacagtgtaagcaacaatgctccaaagaaagattcctcgtatgtgtcctcatacctggcgaataaagctgattctgattctgaatctGATGTTAGAtgagtgtcagccatcttgaagCTGAGCTAACACAGGCTATTACTCTGTGGAGAACGCTGAGTAAGTATTCCATACTTTAGTAGGCTATCCACAATGGTGGAAAGCAGTGTTGAAGATGATATAGCAGAAGGGGATTTTCAAAAATCTACTTATGCCCTGTCTTTAGTTGTCCTAAATAATGTACTTTAAGTAGTAATTGGACTAGTACTATTATGTATAgtttataatgtgtgtgcactaaatTTAGtcttgtatgtttgtttttttctaatgtcGTTTTCATATAATGcttttataaaatgttgaaagacaataagacacatTTGACTTGACTTTGACTTGTCCTACTTAGTTACTCTGTAACTGGTAGGCGTGGCTTAGGAGTGGCCTCATAGGGAAGcgaagcaagtgcattctgggagtagttgtctttcatccacaggagccaaaataacattttctatgtagatagatatttatCTTTAAgcggtgaaatatccctttaagtaGTCCTCCCGGGATACGAACACCCTGTATGGGTGAAGCTGTTGGGTTTCCTCCCTAACCTCTACCTGGGACATGGACTCTGCTCCCTGGgctgaaagccctgtgttttagtcTGCATAGGGGCAAGTTACGTACGTAACTCAACGTTTTAAATCACTGAATTAAGAGAAAGTGAAAGGAAAGGTTGGAGTCAAAGTTAATTAAACAACAGCTGGTTTAATATGAAAATTCACCTTGAAATCTAAAGTGTTCTTACTTTTTTGGTGAAACTTTTGTCCGAGGTGGTTGCACTGGCCAAAGCAGCAATAGACAGTCTTTCTCGTACGACGCTGGTGACGGAGTTGATGAAGCTGGACTTCCCAGCTCCGACAGGTCCGTACAGAAGGATCCGGATCTGTTTGATGTCCTCGTGGTCAGGCTCATAATCCTTTACATACTGGAGatcttttgctttctttctgttaaaacacattacattttaatgttagattgttatgtatatattatatttaataacatAACTATTATTGATCTCAACAGCAGGAAAACTACAAGAAAACCAGCATTGGACCCAGTGGttgtaacaaaaaaactaaagaaaaactaacaaaagaaaacaaatatttaatcagAAGTATTAATATTAGTGATTTCAAATTAaactaataattataataataagagTGATTatagtttcttttaaattgtatCAATTAGTATCTGGTCTCAGGTTAGAAGATCTCTTTCCCTTAAAGAGAAAATCACAGGTTGCACCACTTTAAATACTGGAATGTCTGTCCCATCAATGATGAATGAGGCTTTTGAGATTTGGTCTAGAAAGGATGTGGTTTAACTCTTTCatcttttattgatggacatgTTGCCTCCTTCCAACAGTTGGTGTATGATATGACATTGTCAAACCATATTTCTAATTATTTGCAGCTTCAGGACTTTGTAGCCGTAACACTCAGCACCCTCAGGTAATGTTGACAACCTCTGGtccgtctggttttattttctaagaaATCGTGTTAAACTTGGGGTCTTTCATTTAAACAGTAGTGACACCactcataaaaatgaaatggtagTAAAGTGAACTCACCCCCAGGCTACGTTCCTCCATGGTTCCTTCAAAGCTGAAGAGGAAATTGTGTAATTATTTAGGAAATGACCAAATATTTCAATAGACAAATCAATAATGGTTTTACTTAAAGTGAGATGATCAGAAATAAAGTGTATATCTTACTGGGAGAAGGCGGCGGGGTCGGCTTTcctgaaaaggaaaataatttagTAAACATGTAAAGACTCAGCGATACAAATCCGCTTATCACAGATAGGATTCTGAAACTTCACACTCAATAACAACAGTTtcaataaaactatttattgacgaatgaaatgcagaaaaaactTTGCAGGTGTGAATGAACGCTATTGTTcaaatgaagttgttttgatGTTTACAACATATGTTGGGAACATTTTTCTTATCTTTAGGTacgtattgtttttaaaatttatttttgttagaaTTTATCATGTTGGATTTTGTGCATCAATGTCCATTTTACGTTTTAGAActttagtttaattaaaaatcctaaaatgttgCCGTCATTTTCAAACTACTAACTACTTTGATTTAATATCAGATTTAGGCTTGGGCGTGGCGTATTGGCTGTGTAGTATcacatgtacatttacattggCTCTGTAGTGCCCTGTAGTTAGTTTTAAGCTTTGACCACGTTGCTGGAGCCCTAATGTAATCATGAAATTCAGTTCACATTTGGCACATATATTGCTGTCATCATTTCCAACACATTTCCAACCGGACGTCGCCCATTGAATTTCATGCATTCTTTCTACGTATTTTACGCAATATTTTTGAGCTCCTACAGGGGGTTCATGGAATTTGTCCTGTCAGTACCCTCCAATGCACTGGGAGGGGCGAGGGCCTGCCATTGCTGATTACAACGTTAACTTTAATTCCTAATGAAAAATTAATGTTTACAATAAACATACCTGTATCTATCAGATTGAATCGTTTCTCATGCAATCATACCGAATTTCTTCATCATTCAACATGATTCCATAGTTAAGTGTCCCTGAACTGATTTGTATATTCACAAACTgtcaacaaccaaaaaaaaaagacgatgTAGAGTCATAAAGGTCACAAGAAGTACTCGTGGAAGCTGACACAAATTGTACAAGACAAACTGTATCATAAggacattttgtcttttagaGGCGTACAGCTAGAATGATATTGGTATCATATGAAACATGAAGATGTAAAGAATCCCTTGGTACAAGCAATGTCAAGTTTTGGtactattaataaaaaatgaattgaatgttAGCTTGTTGGGAAATAggctaaaaatgtgaaaaattacTCTAAATTCTAGCCATTCAAAAATGGTGCCATATGTGAATGAAAAGGTTTTACATATGTGGAATGCTGAGAGGATAACTTACTGGGGCTCGGCGGCACCCATACCGGTGGTGGTGTTGCTAGAAAGAGAAACATTAAGGAAATAGTTAAAGACAGTCTTTTTCAGTAATTTTCACGTCTGACCAAAAACAAGATGTAGcaaagctaaaataaaatatgaaaatatgataATAAGAATAACAGCACAGTTAATGTGcatgtaatataaataaatattccaaagtaaaacttaataaaatattaacagaaAAGTTTAAGCTCAACAACATCAATTATCTTTCTATAAATTATCAGAACATTATTTACTGAAAAAGGAGAAATATCCTTACCAGGTTTACTGTTTCCCCAACCCATCCTGTAGCTGATGTAGATCTGCAGCAAAGAGAAGGAAGAGTCTCTTTATATGATGTCCCCCCCCCTCCGTTTCATAGACCCCGTGACTTAAAAGAAATCCACCAGTTTCTTATAAACCAGCACTGGAGCTGTTCATTTGAAAGGAACATTCAAATGTTGGCACTTTGTTATCGAGGCTCAAAGATCACAGTAAGGTTTGACTGCTTTCGGTTTAGTTACCCTCAATGAAACTGTTTCTAAAAAGCTGGGGTATTTCTTATAAATCATGTGATCTAGGATGCTGGGAGGGGGGGATTAATGGTTTCTAAGAAGCgagtttatttcttttaagtcACGTGGTCCATGAAACAGGGAGGGNNNNNNNNNNNNNNNNNNNNNNNNNNNNNNNNNNNNNNNNNNNNNNNNNNNNNNNNNNNNNNNNNNNNNNNNNNNNNNNNNNNNNNNNNNNNNNNNNNNNccgccagggctgcgctttgtcaccaatcctgtttataatatttatggacaggatatcgaggcgtagtcggggcggggttgcagtttggtgggctcaggatcgcatgtcctccatgtccactgtagtcaacAGCATATatagacatgtcctccatgtccactgtagccaacagcatataaagacatgtcctccatgtccaccgtagccaacagcatataaagacatgtcctccatgtccactgtagtcaacagcatataaagacatgtcctccatgtccactgtagccaACACCATatagacatgtcctccatgtccactgtagccaacaccatataaagacatgtcctccatgtctaCTGTagtcaacagcatataaagataTGTCTTACATGTCCATTGTagtcaacagcatataaagacatgtcctccatgtcccctgtagccaacagcatataaagatatgtcctccatgtccactgtagccCACAGCATTGAAGAGCATGTCCTTAATGTCCACTGTagccaacagcatataaagacatgtcctcaaTGTCCACTGTAACCAACAGCATTGCAGagcatgtcctccatgtccactgtagccaacagcatataaagacatgtcccaCATGTCCACTGTAGCCAACAGcctataaagacatgtcctccatgtccacttcAACCAtcagcatataaagacatgtcttccatgtccactgtagtcaacagcatataaagagcatgtcctccatgtccaatgtagccaacagcatataaagacatgtcctccatgtcagCTGTAACCAAAAGCATATAAAGatgttgtggggggtgtgcggtgaggacccaaacgcagagagacggaggcaggcgggagcaggtaCACAATGCTTTAATAGCAGAAggtccacaaacaaacacagggatccaaaacaaagtagcaaagtccaaaaacacaagcaagaaGTCCACAGAGGTCCGGGGGTAAAAGACGGGGGAAAAACTCACGGGAAAACATCCAGGGAAACAGGAACAATACCGGGAACTCAGCAACGTAGAGACAGGACACACGACTGAACAAACTGGAATGATCCAACAAGAGGCAGAGGAAACattggggttaaatacaagaggtaatgaggtaatgaggaacaggtgagacatcaggtgaaacacattagggtggggctgaacaatcagacaaacaaagcgaagctagacaagacaagaccagacaggaagctgactaaaaaataaaacaggaaacagaacatacacaagcatggaaacacaagacagaatctacaacaccagactaatgggaaaaccgggacaaaaacacagggaaggccaaacaggacaaataccccaacaaaaaccccaaacgaTAACATAAAGACATGtcttccatgtccactgtagccaACAGCATTAAATagcatgtcctccatgtccactctAACCAACAGCATACAAAGACATGTCCTCTATATCCACTGTagccaacagcatataaagatatgtcctccatgtccattGTAGTCAACAGCATTAAAGagcatgtcctccatgtctACTGAAGCCAACAGCATTAAAAATATGTCCTTCATGTCCACTGTAGCCAACAGCATTTAAAGACATGTCCTTCATGTCCACTGTAACCAACAGCATTGAAGagcatgtcctccatgtcctctgTAGTCAACAGCATATagagacatgtcctccatgtccactgaagtttctcagcttacACTTTCAAAAATCGTCATTCGCAGAGCTACTTTTAAATTTCTAAGCTTGTACTTTGTtacctttacttgagtaaagatgtaaaatcagtacttttacttttactagagTATTTTTTATCACGTATCTGTACttcagtacttctacttgagtacaggaagtgagtcCTTTTACCATCTCTGTCTGTAATCATATCAAACAGTACAATAATATCAGGACACATTAAGAGAACAGGACAAACCAACGGGCCAGGGTTTATCAGACGGTTGTTTCAGTCCTGGTCCTCCTCCACGGCGCCCTCTATGACAGAatccgcagcagcagcaggaggatcACGGTTCACATAGTCCTCTGCCGTCCAGTGGGAGTTGAATGCTCTGTACTGGGCACCTGGATAAAGCAGGAACAAATCCAGATCTTTGTCTCATGCTGAATCCATGGCTCGATATATCGCCTGGCATCTTTTTACCGTGTAGTTTCTGTAATCCGTAGAGAAGTGAATTTTCCGGCCCTGAATGACGAGGAAGATCTCCAAACTGTAGGATCGCCTGCCTGGTTGTGTAACGGAGGACATTGAAAATCCGCGTGCAATTAGTAGTGGTGTTCTTCTTTGGGCTATCATTCGGTGGGCTTTGAACATCTGCTAGATTCAGGAACCACTTAGGCAGTGAGCATGAGAGATACTGGATAGCATTAGCATCTTCAAGTCCCTCATTTAGCCTGATGATGCAGATGCTCTctggtttctgtcctccatgtctgCTAGCTTCACCTCCAGCTCTTGTAAAGCGCGGCCATGGCAGTTGAGAATACTTGTGATGCTTTCCATGGTGGTTTTTAGGTTGTTCACATCAGATCTGTGCATTAAGAAGGCTCGACTAACTGGTAACAGCAGTTACTTAATTTATCAAATATATCATTAGCAAATGCAATATTAAGCCTTGACTAGCTGTTAATAACAGTTAACTAAGATGTCTATTTTACCATTAGTTAAGGCACTAACAAGCATCAGTTATCAGTTAATCAAACATTATTAAACAAAAGGTAAATGTTAACAAACGTCTCAAGATAACAAGTAAACCCTTAGTTGATGTTAATTAAGGCATTTTCTAATATTACTAGGGGGTTGATGAAGATGTTCGATAGCATGTATGTCTTACTTTTCACGACCAAGCCATCTCATTATGAGAacacttttattgttgtttttattttttatttacaggttATGGTTGTCCACATACAGTACCTTTGTCCACTATATTTTTACCATCCTGCAATATGacttacagtggtgtgaaaaagtgtttgcccccttcctcatttcctgttcctttgcatgtttgtcacacttaagtgttttggaacatcaaacgaatttaaacaatagtcaaggacaacacaagtaaacacaaaatgcaatttgtaatggaggtgtttattattaaaggtgaaaaaaaatcctaaccatcatggccctgtgtgaaaaagtgattgccccccttgttaaaacatactataactgtggttgtccacacctgagttcaatttctctagccacaccaaggcctgattattgccacacctgttcacaatcaaggcatcacttaaataggagctgcttgacacagtaaggtccaccaaaagatccttaaaagctacacatcatgccgagacccaaagaaattcaggaacaattgagaaagaaagtaattgagatctatccaTCTGGAAAGGGTTaaaaagccatttccaaagctttgggaatccagcgaaccacagtgagagccattatccacaaatggNNNNNNNNNNNNNNNNNNNNNNNNNNNNNNNNNNNNNNNNNNNNNNNNNNNNNNNNNNNNNNNNNNNNNNNNNNNNNNNNNNNNNNNNNNNNNNNNNNNNcgaccatctgttcgtgtactcgaGCTGAAACGAACtcgggttctgcagcaggacaatgatcctaaacacaccagcaagtccaccaccggcACCTCCACAACggctgaagaaaaactaaatgaagactttggagtggcctagccaaagtcctgacctgaatcctatggagatgttgtggtatgatcttaaaaaggccgttcatgctctaaaaccctctaatgtaactgaattaggacaattctgcaaagatgagtgggccaaacttcctccaggacgctgtaaaagcctcattgcacgttatcacaaacgcttggttgcagttgttgctgctaaggggggcccaaccagttattaggtttagggggcaatcactttttcacacagggccatgatggtttggacttttttttcacctttaataacaaacaccttcatttacaaattgcattttgtgtttacttgttttgtccttgactattgtttaaattggtttgatgttccaaaacacttaagtgtgacaaacatgcaaaggaacaggaaatgaggaagggggcaaacactttttcacaccactgtacttTTTGTAGAGGGTGAGATCGATGAAAAGATTCCATAGTCTCCATGCAGAGGTTTTGcttgtttctttgtcttcatcTAGACATTGCCTTGATTCCCAACCTACATAAATAATTGTGCAAGCTATATAATCATTACTTAACAACCACTTCTCACTTGTATAATGTATAACAATACTGAATAAGCATTACTAAACTTATACTAAACTAGTAATTATTAATGCTCTTTGTTACACTTGTTTTAAAGTTGAGAACATATGCACCCTAACTCATAATTAACTAATGTATAACAATACTGAATAAGGATTACTACACACCCATCTCACCATTGTATTGCACCAAATGGCGTCTGTTACCAAACTTGTTACTGATTTAGCAGCATTACCGTGTCTCACTCTGTCAAACTACAGAGGCAATGTAAcgtcctctctgtctgcactgcacctgtgagtgtgtgtctgtgtgtgtgtcagtgtgtgtgtgtctctgtatgtgtgtctctgtctgtgtgtgtgtgtgtgtctctgcaagcatgtgtgtgtatctgtgtgtgtgtgtgtgtgtgtctctctgcatgcatgtgtgtgtatctgtgtgtgtgtgtgtgtgtatgtctctatgtgtgtgtgtttgtgtgtgtgtgtgtgtgtgtgtttgtgttgtaatcTAATAAGGAGACGGAGGACAAGATCTTGTCATACCTCTTGTGAAAGAGAGtataaattatgtatttttcttgATAAAAACAGTTGTGACCTTCTCTATAACTCATCATCAGACCTGTTTCCACAGGTAGATCTATCAATCAAGGGATGGATACGTCATCACCTGAAGAAAAAAGACCGAAGAAAGCCAAAGAACCAACCCCAGAGGTTAGTAGGTCTCCCCAAATCCTTTTGACTCAAAAAGGAAGGGGTAGAGTAACCCTGCCCAggggaagcccggggcccccgtttggagccaggcccagacaaCGGGCTCGTCGGCGGTTTGCCACGGATCCTGGGTGGGCACAGCCCTAAGAAGCTATGTGGCACCTCCCTCTCAAGCcaatgggcccaccacctgtgggagggaCCAATGGGGTCAGGCAcgctgccacatgggtggcagtgaaggtcaggggcctcgacggaccagaccggggcggctctggggacgtggactgtcacctctctgtgggggaaagagccagtaggggactccatagttctgctgggtaacttcaacacacacatgggtgttgatggagatacttggagaggcgtgattgggaggaccggcctccctgatctgaaccagagtggttgtctgttgttggacttctgtgctagtcatggattgtccatcacaaacaccatgtttgaacatagggatgctcataagtgtacgtgataccagagcaccctagggtgctcataagtgtacgtggtaccagagtaCCCTgggtgctcataagtgtacgtggtaccagagtaCCCTAGGGTGCTCATAAGTGTATGTGGTACCAAAgtaccctaggccaaaggtcattgatcgattttataattgtttcatctgatctgaggccttatgttttggacacttgggtgaagagaggggcggagctgtcaactgatcaccatctggtggtgagttgggtcagggggtgggggaagactctggacagacctggtaaagGAGGGAGttggaagactctggacagacctggtaaagGCGGGAGgtggaagactctggacagacctggtaaagGCGGGAGGtgaaagactctggacagaactggtaagcccaaacgggtagtacTGGTACATTGGGAAAGTCTGGAGGAGGCcgctgtccgacggactttcaactcacacctcccgCTGAGCTTTTTgtgcgggtgtgggagaagtttggagaagacatggagaaggaccaaggtgcttctggaaaaccattGGCGACCagaggagggggaagcgaggaatcatGCAAGCTGTATACAGTTAGGATGAGacgctgttgacctcaactggggaggtaatagagcggtggaaggagcactttgatgAATTCCTGAATCtagcagagctggaggatgatgctAACATGTACTCTATGGTAGAGACAGAGCTGGAAGATGATGGGGGTCAGTTTCCCTGGTGGAAGACACTGAGGTAGTTAacatacagtgccttgcgaaagtattcggcccccttgaacttttcaaccttttgacaaatttcaggcttcaaacataaagatataaaaaaaatatttcttgtgaagaatcaccaagaagtgggacacaattgtgaagtggaacgaaatctattggatattttaaacttttttagcaaataaaaaactgaaaagtggtgcgtgctaCATTATTGGGCCCCCTTGCGTACTtactttgtagagccaccttttgctgcgattacagctgcaGGTCTCTTGGGGTCTGTCTCTATCAGTTTAACATCCAGAGACTAAATGCTAAAGGGCCTAAAGACACTAttatttcaaaaggccttttaaatagttattgttttaattttagtgttttattattgcttgtaaattgttattgtactctggaaactgtttttaactccctattaattgtagccctttgagatttccttgtgaaatgtaaagggcattataaataaaatgtattattattattataaatgcttgcccattcttccttgcaaaacagctcgagctcaatgaggttggatggagagcgtttgtgaacagcagttttcagttctttccacagattctccattggattcaggtctggactttgacttggccgTTCTAACACCTGGAGacgtttatttgtgaaccattcctttgtagattttgctgtatgtttgggatcattgtcttgttggaagataaatctccgtcccagtttcaggtcttttgcagcctccaacaggttttcatccagaatggtcctgtatttggctgcatccatcttcccctcaatgtgaaccatcttccctgtccctggtGAAGAGAAGCAGGCCCAGACCATGATGCTgcaccaccatgtttgacagtggggatggtgtctTGAcggtgatgagctgtgttgcttttacgccaaacatatcgttttgcattgtggccaaaaagttagattttggtTCCATCTGACCAgagaccttcttccacatgtttggtgtgCCTCCCATgtggcttgtggcaaactttagacaagactttttatggatatctttgagaaatggctttcttattgccactcttccatgaaggccagatttgtgccgtgtacgactgattgttgtcctatggacagactgtcccacctcagctgtagttctctgTAGTTCCTCCAGAGggatcatgggcctcttggctgcatctctgatcagtcttctccttgCCTGAGCTAAATGTTTACAGGGACGGccaggtcttggtagatttgcagtggtctgagACTCCTTCCGTTTCAAAATGATCGCTTGCACAGTGatccttgggatgtttaaagcttgggaaatctttttgtatccaaatccgggctttaaacttctccacaacagtattacggacctgcctggtatgttccttggtcttcatgatttcaacagaaccctgagactatcacagagcaggtgcatttatacagagacttgatgacacacaggtggattctatttatcaccatcagtcatttaggacaacattggatcattcagagatcctcgctgaacttctggactgagtttgctgcactgaaagtaaagttttgaaaagtaaagtaaaattttgcacgcaccacttttcagttttttatttgctaaaaaagtttaaaaatatccaatagatttcgttccacttcacaattgtgtcccacttgttggtaattcgtaacaaaaaataaattttttatatctttatgtttgaagcctggaATGTGTCataaggttgaaaagttcaagggggccgaatactttcgcaaggcactatATGGGGGAGAAACTTTGCCAAACTCCTCCTGGGCTGTGAGTCCAATCTGCACAAAAACTTGGATATAGATTCGGTGGACCTTTGTGACAAAATCAAAAGAATTTTGATAGCTAACACATGGCTTAAGTTATAGAGGACCAACCTCCTGTCTggggctgttgaaacaggaaggGTTGTATCTTGGTAAACGTTATTATGATTTACATGAAATTGAACATGTGTGGTCTCCATGTGATATTGAGTCCCCCCCCCATACTCTATCCACATCCATGTACACAGACCACGCCCCTTTCATAACTTGT is a window of Etheostoma cragini isolate CJK2018 chromosome 11, CSU_Ecrag_1.0, whole genome shotgun sequence DNA encoding:
- the LOC117953060 gene encoding interferon-induced protein 44-like, with the translated sequence MGWGNSKPATPPPVWVPPSPTLKEPWRNVAWGKKAKDLQYVKDYEPDHEDIKQIRILLYGPVGAGKSSFINSVTSVVRERLSIAALASATTSDKSFTKKVRTL